The Streptomyces cyaneogriseus subsp. noncyanogenus region GCGCTCCAGGGCAACCTGGACCCCGCCGTCCTGTTCTCCTCGCCGGAGGCGGTCGAGGCCAAGACCCGCGAGGTGCTGGACGCGGCGGCCGGTCTGGAGGGCCACGTCTTCAACCTCGGCCACGGCGTGCTGCCGACCACCGAGCCGGACGCGCTGACCCGCCTCGTGGAGTACGTCCACACCCGGACGGCCCGCTGACGGATCGACGGGGGCGCGCCCCGCACCCCGGCCGGGCACGGCACCGGTCCGTGCGGCCCCGGCCGCGCCGCCTGCCCGCCGCGTAACCGCGGGTCCGCCGCCCGGGTACGCCCGGGTGCCGCCGTGACGGGGTGAGGCGGGGCGGTGGTGCCGGGCCCCACGGACCGGCGTCCCGGCCGGGAGTACGCCCGCGCGGTGCGCCGGTCGGCTTCGTGTACGGTCGGGTCGGTATCGTGCGGTCGCTCCCGTCTTCGACCGCTGTGGTGCCCCGGTCGACCCCGTGTCCCGCGTCGCCGCCCGCCTCGCCGGGCCGGTGCGGCGACGCCGGGTGCCCGTGGGCGGGACAGGTGCCGGAGCGCAGGAGGTGAACGGCGGTGGCAGAGCAGGGCGGACGAAGCCGCGCCGCCGGTGCTGCCCCGGAGCGCGCGCCCCGGGTGCGCAATCCGCGCGGGCAGGGCGAGCGGCTGCGCGAGGACATCCTGCGGGCCGGCGGCCGCCTCCTGGAGCAGGTGGGCAGCGAGGACGCCCTGTCGCTGCGCGCGGTGGCCCGGGAGGTCGGCATCGCGACCCCGAGCATCTACCGCCACTTCTCCGACAAGACCGAACTGGTGTGGGCGGTGCTGGCGGAGCACTACGAGCGCCTGGCCGAGGTCATGAGCGAGGCCGACGCGTCGGCGCCCGGGGGCGACCCGCTGGCCGGGCTCCGTGCCCAGCTCGGCGCCTACTGCCGTTTCGCGGTGGCCAACCCGGCGAAGTACCGCCTGATGTGCGAGACCTGGCAGACCCCCGTCACGGACGAACGCCTCCACGGGCACCCGGCCGGGCTGCTGCTGCGCTCCCTGGCCCAGGCGCTGGAGCGGTGCGAGGACGCGGGGTGGCGGGTGCGGGGGACGCGCGCGGAGGCCCCGTACCTCCTGTGGTGCTCGCTGCACGGGCGGATCACGCTCTGGCAGGTCATGCCCCGCCAGAAGGACCCCGCGCGGCTGGACCGGTTCGTGGACGAGCTGCTGAGTCTGCTGCTGGAGCGCTGAGCCGGTTCCGCAGCACCGCGCTCGGCCGTGCGGCGAGGGCCCGCGGCCCACCGTGCCGTGCGGCGCCACTCTGCCTCTCCCACCTCCCTCCCCGGGGGCCGGTCACCGGACCGCGCCCGCCCCCGCCGCCCGGTCTCCTCTCTCCCCCCCGGCATGGCCGTCGGCCCTCCGCCCGCTCGGCCTCCGGCCCCGCCGTTCCCTCTCTCCGCACCGGTGCCGTGCCATGGGCCGGGACGGCCCGCACCGCTCCGCGGCCTCGCCGGGCGATCGCCCGCGATGCCCAACTTCCGCACCGTAGACCGGATTTCACGCTTTCTTCACCAGGGCGGGGGTGCTGCCGCCGTAGGGATACATGTGTAAGCTAACAACCGTTAGCCAAACCCTTACCCCCACAAGGAGCGGCATGCCCACCCCGGCACCCTTCCCCCCGCTGCCCGTCGAGCCGCCGTCCGGCTGCCCCTTCGATCCGCCCGAGGGCCTGGCCCGGCTGCGCCTGGAGGAGCCGCTGTCCAAGGTCGCGCTGGACGACGGCAGTTGGGCATGGCTCGCCACGCGCTACGCGGACGTCCGGGCGATCCTCGGCGACCAGCGTTTCAGCTCCGACACCTCCACCCCCGGCTATCCGGTCAGCGGCATGACCGGCGGCAGCCCCCGCCCGGACGCCGCGCGCGGCTTCATCCGCATGGACCCGCCCGAGCACACCCGGCTGCGCCGCATGGTCACCCGCGACTTCATGGTCAAGCGGGTCGAGGCGCTGCGCCCCACCCTCCAGCGCCTGACCGACGAACTGTGCGACGAGATGGAGCGCGTCGACCGCTCCGAGCACCCCGTCGACCTCGTCCAGGCCCTCGCGCTGCCGCTGCCCTCGCTCGCCATCAGCCTGCTGCTCGGCGTCCCCTACGAGGACCACGACACCTTCCAGCGGCTCACCGGCACCCTGCTGTCGCGCGAGACCGGCGAGGAGGACCGCGGCCCGGCGCGCGCCGAACTCCTCGCCTACATCGACGGCCTGGTGCGCGCCAAGGTGGCCGAGCCGGGCGACGACATCATCAGCCGGCTCGCCACCGAGCAGCACGCCCGGGGCGAGCTGACCCACGAGGACCTCGTCGCCTTCGCGGTACTGCTGCTGGTCGCCGGGCACGAGACGACCGCCAACATGATCGGCCTGAGTGCCCTGTCCCTCATGCTCGACCCCGAGACCGCCGGCCGGCTGCGGGAGGACCCCTCCCTGGTCCGCGGCGCCGTCGAGGAACTGCTGCGCTTCCACAGCATCATCCGCAACGGCCCCCGCCGCGCCGCCCTGGAGGACGTCGAGGTCGGCGGTCGGCTCATCCGCAAGGGCGAGGGCGTCATCGTCGCCGTGCCCTCCGCCAACCGCGACGAGGACGTCTTCCCCGACGCCGGCCGGCTGGACATCACCCGTCCCAACGCCCAGCACCACGTGGCCTTCGGCTACGGCATCCACCAGTGCCTCGGCCAGGCCCTGGCCCGGGCCGAGCTCCAGATCGTCATCACCACGCTGCTGCGCCGCTTCCCGACGATGCGCCCCGCCGTGCCGGTGGAGGAGATCCCCTTCCGCACCGACATGGTCATCTACGGCTGCCACGCCCTGCCGGTCACCTGGTGACCGCGCCCGGCGCCGTCCCCTCACCCCCCACCCTTCCGTCGTTCCAAGGAGTCCCCTCATGAACATCACCGTCGACGAGGCGAAGTGCTGCGGTGCCGGCCAGTGCGTCCTGGTGGCCCCGGACGTCTTCGACCAGCGCGACGAGGACGGCATCGTCGTCCTGCTCGACGCCACGCCGGAGGCCGGTCTGCACGCCGCCGTCCGTGACGCCGCCACCATCTGCCCGGCCGCGGCCATCCAGGT contains the following coding sequences:
- a CDS encoding cytochrome P450; protein product: MPTPAPFPPLPVEPPSGCPFDPPEGLARLRLEEPLSKVALDDGSWAWLATRYADVRAILGDQRFSSDTSTPGYPVSGMTGGSPRPDAARGFIRMDPPEHTRLRRMVTRDFMVKRVEALRPTLQRLTDELCDEMERVDRSEHPVDLVQALALPLPSLAISLLLGVPYEDHDTFQRLTGTLLSRETGEEDRGPARAELLAYIDGLVRAKVAEPGDDIISRLATEQHARGELTHEDLVAFAVLLLVAGHETTANMIGLSALSLMLDPETAGRLREDPSLVRGAVEELLRFHSIIRNGPRRAALEDVEVGGRLIRKGEGVIVAVPSANRDEDVFPDAGRLDITRPNAQHHVAFGYGIHQCLGQALARAELQIVITTLLRRFPTMRPAVPVEEIPFRTDMVIYGCHALPVTW
- a CDS encoding ferredoxin, producing MNITVDEAKCCGAGQCVLVAPDVFDQRDEDGIVVLLDATPEAGLHAAVRDAATICPAAAIQVHE
- a CDS encoding TetR/AcrR family transcriptional regulator, with protein sequence MAEQGGRSRAAGAAPERAPRVRNPRGQGERLREDILRAGGRLLEQVGSEDALSLRAVAREVGIATPSIYRHFSDKTELVWAVLAEHYERLAEVMSEADASAPGGDPLAGLRAQLGAYCRFAVANPAKYRLMCETWQTPVTDERLHGHPAGLLLRSLAQALERCEDAGWRVRGTRAEAPYLLWCSLHGRITLWQVMPRQKDPARLDRFVDELLSLLLER